CTCGTTCCCAAGTAGCTTCAACCACGCGAATATTTTGCGCCATGCTTAATTCCGATTCAACCAGCCTCGCAACTTCCATACCCCGTTCCCTTAAAACCGTATAATAAACCTCGCCAAGATTAACGGCGCTGATAAAAAATCTATTCCCTGGAGCTTCGAGAAGGTCTTTTACTGCAACTCCACCCTCTTCAGCCTCCAGGAATGCCAATAAGGCATAGGCGTCAAATACGTACACGTCATTTTCTTTCCTTCTCGATCTCCTTGGCATGTTCTTCTTGCAGCGACCGGGTTAAGCTTTTTTTGTCCTTTAATGCGCCATAAAGCCCCACAAATGGTTTGCCCTGTGCACGGACCAGGATCAACTTGCCGTCTACTTCCTGCAACTCAAGTCTGTCACCCTGTTTGATGTTGTACTTTTTCCTAATTTCCGAAGGTATAATAATTTGTCCCCTTGTCGATACAGTAATGACCGGCACTGCCTTACACCCCCCCTTAACTTACATTATACATGTAAGTTAATTAGAAATCAATACCATATTTACCATCTCTATTATGCCACAGAACACATGTTTTGGGAATGTATGCTGAAGATTAGCCAGTCCTTTCATATATCCGCTTTTGTATAGACGAGGTATACACATAAGCAATTCCGTATCAGTCTTACTTGTCCCCTTATGATTTGTTTGGATGACGGAAGCCGGCGGGATAGGTTGCGATATCGGGCAGCAGGGCCGCGAAATAGACGCCGCTGCCGTTGTCCGTCTGAAGGACGGATACGGATGTACCGTTGTATTTCAGGCTGACATAGCGGTTCATGCCCTGATCCGTCTGATAATTGATGTTGATGATATGGTTGTCGCGGTATAAAATATCTTTGACTGCCCCGCCTTCCGCTTCGATCTGCTTTAAGATATTGTCCGCGCCGGCAAATTCGAGTAGCTGCGCCTGCGTGATTTCGATTGCACCGTACTCATGAAAAACGTTGTCATAGTAAAGCGAGTACGGTTTCAATGTACGGCCTGTGCCGTCGGACATCATGTCAAGCGTATTTTGCTGCACAGTGAAGGTG
This region of Pelotomaculum schinkii genomic DNA includes:
- a CDS encoding type II toxin-antitoxin system VapC family toxin, which encodes MYVFDAYALLAFLEAEEGGVAVKDLLEAPGNRFFISAVNLGEVYYTVLRERGMEVARLVESELSMAQNIRVVEATWERAKAAGQLKARGGISYADCFAAALSIEKDAPLLTGDAEFERVSDKVNIHWLTKKKKGLKK
- a CDS encoding AbrB/MazE/SpoVT family DNA-binding domain-containing protein; protein product: MPVITVSTRGQIIIPSEIRKKYNIKQGDRLELQEVDGKLILVRAQGKPFVGLYGALKDKKSLTRSLQEEHAKEIEKERK